A segment of the Chloracidobacterium sp. genome:
TTGAGGTTGTCTCCAATGACTTCCAGTACCTGCACAAGGAAGGCGATGTGACACGGCTGCTGCTGCGAGCGAAGCGGGACACTGCTTATGTGAGCGGCCGACACAAACTGGAGGGCATTGAGCTGCAAATCTTCGACGCTCGCGGTCAAGCCACCGGCAAGTTAACAGCCGACGCCTGCGACTACGACCCCACAGCACGAGTTGCAGAGTTCAAAGGGCGAGTCGTCATCGCCACGACGCAGGGATTGACCATTGAAACTGAGACCGTACGCTATGACCGCGAGGCGGAAACCGCCGCCACATCCGATCCGGTGCGGTTTGCGCGTGGTCGCGTCAGCGGCGAAGCCGTCGGAGTGCATTTTGACGGCAAGACGGATCGGCTGACGCTGGAACAAGCGGTTCGCGTTACGGTTGCGCCTGAAAAGTCCAACCGCCCAACAACCGTCATCACGGCCGGACGCGGCGAGTATACGGCGCAGGATCAGCGCATTGTGCTGAGCGGCGGTGCAAAGATTGTCCACGGGGGGGATATGTTGTCCGCGCGGACAATGGCGGCTCAACTTGATGACGCCCAGCGATTACGGCGCGTCGAGGCGCACACAGCCGCCACACTGCACAGCTCGGAAGCTGACAGTATCCTCACAGCGCAGACGTTGACGTTTGATTTCGACTCGTCGGGCGGTCTCACGCGCGCAGTTGGACTTGGGCAAGCCGTACTCCGTCGGCAGGCTGAAGGCGAACGGTGGGAAGTGAGCGGTGACCGTTTGGAAGCCGACTTCAGGCGCGGCGCAAACAGCAGTGAGATCACAACCGCGCAGGCGACGGGCGGCGCTCGTCTGCACGTTGAGCCGGTCGGCGCGGCGTCCGCCGTCTCACCGGAACAAAAGACGTTGCGCGCCCACACCTTGCGGGCCGCTTTTGCTCCCGGTGGGCGCGTCTTGCAGACGGCCGTCGCCGAGGGTGAAGCGATGCTTACGGTGACGCCGGCGGCGGCGACACATGGGGAACGAAAAACACTCCGTGCGCCGCGCTTCGACGCCGCCTTCTACCCGGACGGCAAAGTGCAAACCTGCGTCGCCTCGGGCGGAGTCGAGGCGCTAGTGGAGCCGGCGTCGTCCGGCGAGCAGAGGCGGCCGCGCAAAACAACCAGTGAACGCGCCGAAGCGGATTTTGACGCTGTCAGCGGCGAGTTGACGCGCTTGGTGCAAACAGGCAACGTCGTCTTTGAGGACGGGCTGCGTCAGGCGCGAGCCGAACGTGCGACCTTGATTCGGGCGCGGGAGGTGATCGAACTGCGCGGCGAGCGGCGGCGGCCGGTTGTCTGGGATGACACGGCGCGTGTTGAAGCGCGTGAACTCGACCTTTCAACGGCAGGACGTCGGCACGCGGCGCGCGGCGAGGTGCGCACGACCTACTACGACGCCCGTCGGACAGGTAACGCTGGCGTTTTTGGGCGGCCGGACGCCCCTGTGTT
Coding sequences within it:
- the lptC gene encoding LPS export ABC transporter periplasmic protein LptC; the protein is MTPAAQRWLRFLALTGGLVMTAYVASYLVLRRTPSKPLPEVRRDLTPDIEVVSNDFQYLHKEGDVTRLLLRAKRDTAYVSGRHKLEGIELQIFDARGQATGKLTADACDYDPTARVAEFKGRVVIATTQGLTIETETVRYDREAETAATSDPVRFARGRVSGEAVGVHFDGKTDRLTLEQAVRVTVAPEKSNRPTTVITAGRGEYTAQDQRIVLSGGAKIVHGGDMLSARTMAAQLDDAQRLRRVEAHTAATLHSSEADSILTAQTLTFDFDSSGGLTRAVGLGQAVLRRQAEGERWEVSGDRLEADFRRGANSSEITTAQATGGARLHVEPVGAASAVSPEQKTLRAHTLRAAFAPGGRVLQTAVAEGEAMLTVTPAAATHGERKTLRAPRFDAAFYPDGKVQTCVASGGVEALVEPASSGEQRRPRKTTSERAEADFDAVSGELTRLVQTGNVVFEDGLRQARAERATLIRAREVIELRGERRRPVVWDDTARVEARELDLSTAGRRHAARGEVRTTYYDARRTGNAGVFGRPDAPVFITAREAHAELGRAVFIGDARCWQGDSFVRGDRLELFQADRRLTAMGNVATAFYRAGRPAAGSSGLASSSDALMFGTAGMFTYSDVERRARYAENVKLVQGDATLTAETVEAELAARESRLERLMATGKVVIVQPGRQATGDAARYTAADDRYVITGNLARVEDAVRGVCIAPELSFVKAEGVVRALSSGNAQRVRTTYRLKP